The proteins below are encoded in one region of Papilio machaon chromosome 27, ilPapMach1.1, whole genome shotgun sequence:
- the LOC106711054 gene encoding uncharacterized protein LOC106711054, whose product MNQTLLVIAIVFLVVASARMLPRDPWSGEMSGVKSLGKTGGVEVPRRQRRSFRFRGYWSCPIGYIRSPAALCVNCRKYEMITGRSCNNGFRPF is encoded by the exons ATGAATCAAACATTGCTTGTTATAGCTATTGTGTTCTTGGTGGTAGCCAGCGCGAGGATGCTGCCCCGAGATCCGTGGTCAGGGGAGATGAGTGGAGTGAAGAGCTTGGGGAAGACAGGAGGAGTGGAGGTTCCACGGAGGCAGAGGCGCTCCTTCCGCTTCCGCGGTTACTGGTCCTGCCCCATAGGCTACATACGCAGCCCCGCCGCCTTATGCGTCAATTGCAGAAA ATACGAGATGATCACCGGCAGATCTTGCAACAACGGCTTCCGACCATTTTGA
- the LOC106711067 gene encoding cytochrome P450 6B5, protein MMYTYVALVATACYLFYLYVTRNFSYWKQRHVNGPRPVALFGNLQAAALRRQNIAVVFRDIYRQFPNEKIVGMYRMTTPCLLVRDLDIAKAILIKDFDCFSDRGVSFSERGLSNNLFHADTDIWRVLRNRFTPIFTSTKLKNMVYLMEQSGDRFVEYVRQLCAEGQEPQLHRLIQRYTVATISACAFGLDFDTIADKMHVLQKLDNVIFSPSFIDEVDMMYPGILRKLNIDIFPKDLSKFFDTLVTTVVNQRKGKPTNRRDFMDLILELRQQSEIQGPKRSVEEQQRTLELTDDIIAAQAFVFYAGGYETSASTMSFMMYELARNPDMQERVIQEVDEVLRKHDGKVTFEALNELKYMEQVFDETLRLYPIVDPLQRRAQQDYRIPGTELTVKKGQMVFISAGGIHRDERYYPDPERFDPDRFSPENSSNRHPCAYLPFGAGPRNCIGMRFARVQSKTCLAKFFSAFRVSGAPETLREVRFVPRRFILASEAFKLTITPRKL, encoded by the exons ATGATGTATACGTACGTGGCGCTGGTGGCTACCGCCTGCTACCTGTTCTACCTCTATGTGACGAGGAACTTCAGCTATTGGAAGCAGCGCCATGTTAACGGACCGCGTCCAGTTGCACTGTTCGGCAACCTGCAGGCCGCCGCGCTGCGGAGACAGAACATCGCAGTCGTCTTCCGTGACATCTACAGGCAGTTCCCCAACGAAAAAATAGTCGGCATGTACCGGATGACGACGCCCTGTCTGCTCGTGCGGGACCTCGATATCGCAAAGGCCATCCTCATCAAGGACTTTGACTGCTTCTCGGACCGCGGCGTATCCTTCAGCGAGCGCGGCCTCAGCAACAACCTGTTCCACGCAGACACCGACATATGGCGTGTTCTGCGCAACCGCTTCACACCCATCTTTACCTCTACCAAGCTCAAGAACATGGTGTACCTGATGGAGCAGAGTGGGGACAGATTCGTGGAGTACGTTCGGCAGCTGTGCGCCGAGG GGCAGGAACCGCAGTTGCACCGGCTTATCCAGCGCTACACGGTAGCCACCATCTCCGCTTGCGCGTTCGGTCTCGACTTCGATACTATCGCCGACAAGATGCACGTGCTGCAGAAGCTCGACAACGTTATTTTCTCGCCATCATTCATCGACGAAGTGGACATGATGTACCCGGGGATCCTAAGGAAGCTCAACATAGATATTTTCCCGAAGGATTTATCAAAGTTTTTCGACACGCTAGTGACGACGGTGGTGAATCAGAGGAAGGGCAAGCCAACCAACAGGAGAGACTTCATGGACCTCATCCTGGAGCTACGACAACAGAGCGAAATCCAGGGCCCCAAGCGCTCGGTGGAGGAACAGCAGCGCACTCTGGAGCTGACGGACGATATTATCGCCGCTCAGGCATTCGTGTTCTATGCAGGCGGGTATGAGACCAGCGCTAGTACTATGTCCTTCATGATGTATGAGCTGGCGCGCAACCCCGACATGCAGGAGAGAGTCATACAGGAAGTAGACGAGGTATTGAGGAAGCACGACGGCAAGGTAACCTTCGAGGCGCTCAACGAGCTCAAGTATATGGAGCAGGTATTCGACGAAACACTCCGCCTGTACCCCATCGTGGACCCGCTGCAGCGGCGCGCGCAGCAGGACTATCGGATCCCCGGCACCGAGTTGACCGTGAAGAAGGGCCAGATGGTGTTCATATCAGCGGGCGGCATACACCGCGACGAGCGATACTACCCCGACCCGGAGAGGTTCGACCCGGACAGATTTTCGCCAGAGAACTCGAGCAACAGACATCCCTGTGCCTACCTGCCATTCGGAGCCGGGCCCAGGAATTGTATCG gCATGCGATTTGCTAGAGTTCAATCAAAAACATGTTTGGCAAAGTTCTTCTCTGCGTTCCGAGTGTCCGGGGCGCCTGAAACGTTGCGTGAAGTACGGTTCGTGCCCAGAAGGTTCATCCTGGCATCCGAGGCGTTCAAGCTTACCATTACACCgaggaaattataa